The Ailuropoda melanoleuca isolate Jingjing chromosome 9, ASM200744v2, whole genome shotgun sequence genome includes a region encoding these proteins:
- the NSMCE3 gene encoding non-structural maintenance of chromosomes element 3 homolog, producing the protein MLQKPRSRGRPSSQAERDWGRRAAEEAPSTSRGAGSSQEARSTASQGARRAEASPEVGPRSQQQLELKVAELVQFLLIKDQKKIPIKRTDILKHVIGDYKDIFPDLLKLAADRLEYVFGYKLVELEPKSNTYILINTLEPVEEDAEVRGDQGTPTTGLLMIVLGLIFMKGNTIKETEVWDFLRRLGVYPTKKHLVFGDPKKLITEEFVRQRYLEYRRIPHTDPVDYELQWGPRTNLETSKMKVLKFVAKVHNQDPKDWPAQYCEALADEEARARPETGGPASS; encoded by the coding sequence ATGTTGCAGAAACCGAGGAGCCGGGGCCGCCCTAGCTCCCAGGCGGAGAGGGACTGGGGCCGCCGCGCCGCCGAGGAGGCCCCGAGCACCTCCCGCGGGGCTGGCAGCTCCCAGGAGGCCCGGAGCACAGCATCGCAGGGCGCCCGCCGGGCAGAGGCCTCCCCCGAGGTGGGGCCCAGGTCCCAGCAGCAGCTGGAGCTGAAGGTGGCCGAGCTGGTGCAGTTCTTGCTGATTAAGGACCAGAAGAAGATCCCGATCAAGCGCACTGACATACTGAAGCACGTCATCGGGGACTATAAGGACATCTTCCCTGATCTCCTTAAACTGGCTGCCGATCGCCTCGAGTACGTCTTCGGGTACAAGCTGGTGGAACTGGAACCCAAAAGCAACACCTACATCCTGATCAACACCCTGGAACCAGTGGAGGAGGATGCCGAGGTGAGAGGCGATCAGGGCACTCCCACCACCGGCCTCCTGATGATTGTTTTAGGTCTCATCTTTATGAAGGGCAATACCATCAAGGAAACGGAGGTCTGGGACTTCCTGCGCCGCTTAGGGGTGTACCCCACAAAGAAGCATTTAGTTTTTGGGGACCCAAAGAAACTTATTACCGAAGAATTCGTGCGGCAGCGTTACCTGGAGTACCGGCGAATACCCCACACGGACCCTGTAGACTATGAATTACAGTGGGGCCCGCGAACCAACCTGGAAACCAGCAAGATGAAAGTTCTTAAGTTTGTGGCCAAAGTCCATAATCAAGACCCCAAAGACTGGCCAGCACAGTACTGTGAGGCTTTGGCAGATGAGGAGGCCAGAGCCAGACCTGAGACAGGTGGCCCAGCCTCCTCTTGA